The Pleurodeles waltl isolate 20211129_DDA chromosome 10, aPleWal1.hap1.20221129, whole genome shotgun sequence sequence TAATTGCCCTGTGTTTCTCCCACTTGTACTGATGCTGGTGTTCGGTAGTTTTCgttagctgtcgattttggcagTAAGGGTACTGCAGTGCACGAACTAATAGGGTTtttataatgcactacagtgcatcaaTCTTCTAATGAGTAGCATCTTCCTTTTATTACTTTTTCATTTAAGctcactgttattttatatgtagctacccgatggtgaaagacttaaaaaacatgtacagaatattttggggcttagttatgagaggcttgcactgccagAGCATCACATATTTGACGCTccggcggcacaagcctctcattcaTACCTATGAGGCGACGCAAAGCCACTCTGTATGGCTTTCTTTGgcgtcatagatatggagtaaggcaaagcagcgcaagccactgtgttgccttactttgcgtcaaggaggcaatCTCTGGGCATTGTGGTAGgtgctcccacgcaacacccatggatttttgacgctgccctagatttaGAAAATCACATAAACTGGAACAGTGCCAACACCAAACGCCTCCCCTGAGCAGGCgtaatgaggaaaaatgttttaatttctacttgtttttccctctttccatgtgtgttgctatctgccgcacatatagaaagaggaagatgcctctcgggattgtttttgtgccggaaggtactCCTGACTTCGTTTGcgttaggcagcagtttgtgcaccagcacagggggaaaggacaggaatgcactgtatttcataaatatggtccatTCCTCCCCTTTTATAGAGGCGTAGGGCACTGTagcccttgagacccgcacgggtgagtagcgcgctttacaaatgctaatgatttgatttgatttagcaaGAAGACGTGcgccactgccctacaccaattcttcATATATTTGGACCTtagtttttagccacacctttaaccacgcccccacactactgacctttggtttgctaaacactgtttaatattatttcctcaccgtaaaaatgatttACTGTGGGAATTGGAGACGTTTATGATTGtcaatgatgaggagtaccaggttctagaaatttttgtcagagggggtccttacacctaaaatatTTTGAGAGAGGGCcccagcatcaaaatgtttgaagacctctgctctagagtctGGAGTCTTATCAGTGACGCCTGGCACAGTGTGCATGATTTTCATTTGTACCTCCTCAGCATTTCTTTACCATTCATTGTAATTGGAAGTTTATGCTAAAGAAAAACTATCTTTAATTAGGCCACCATTAGAGAGTCATGACTTTTTAAAAGTCATTTTGATTATTTTAATTTCATGTGGTGATCCAGCCACAGAAGTAGTGTTGTGTGGGTAGTCTGACTTTGTGAAGAATATTTTCACCAAAATAGGCAAAAATAATAATTCTAAAAGTGGAAAATCACAACGGAGAGAGGCCTTAATACGTCTGGTCTATTGTGTTTTATTCGTGATTGGTTACACTGCAACGATGAAGTTAAAACTGCCCATATAATACTTTTTACAATACATTGATAATAAAGATGTGTTGTGTAAGAATGCACATACCTTTTTTTTGTGCTAGGAAATACTTTTGTCATTCTCATCTCAAGGTTATATCATGTTTGCCTGTCAGCATGTTTCAAAGTGAAAAGTATGTAAAAAGTTCATAAACTTAACTATTTAACAGGGGTTTTTGATAAATAAAGCATAATCTGTGTTATTTAACAGAACATCCTGATAAAGTGCCCTACCCTAACATAAGCAATTTCCTATCTCACATTTCCCAGAATTACCATATTCCACACTATATTTTTTGGGAGAGCATTAAAGTGCACCTCTCTTTACTTTCAAGACTTTTTCTAGCAAGTTATGTGGTAAGATGCCTTATACCTTAGACTGTACATAAAACCCGCTTTGACATTAGGCCTGGATGGCATTGTGAGTTACATTCCACACCCACTGGGTTTTCCAATGCTTATCAACAGCAGGGAGTCATCATGTGTGCTGGAACACCAGCACTGGCCAGGTAGTAGGGTCACACCAAAGTTGCTGTGGCCTGATGAGAAACATTGGCCTGGTGTCAGAGAAAAGGGGCTACCTTAGGCACCAGTATGACATTAAGATGGCTGCCAGGAGGCAGAAGAAAGGAGCCTTCATTTCACTTATTTCACTTCAGTTGAGAAACTTTTAGGAATCGAAGCAGAAGAGCTTTATTTCATTTTAATTCCCACAGTAAACATCCTAATGATTAGTTTTGCTCATAGtgttagaaaaacaaaaatgtaatactttAAAAGCATACCTTGTCTCATCAGCATTTCTTGGTGGACTGCGCATTCTTGGTATCAGATCCACATGTTTATAAGGACTATTCACAAGGGTGAggtgcattttttgtttgttttacatatGTGAATATCTACTTCAAATCTTAACTCCAATCTTAAATTTattctgtttttctttcctttgcagCTGTTGTTGGCCTGCTTTATCCATGCATTGATAGCCGTCTTGGAGAACCACACAAATTTAAGAGAGAATGGGCGAGTGTAATGCGCTGTATTGCCGTCTTTGTTGGAATTAACCACGCAAGTGCTGTATCCTTCAGCTAAATGTCTGTTTACAAGTTCATCACACATTGAAATCACCCATTTTACACCCTAGAGTGTGCGTTCATGAACCTTACAAATGACATCAAATTGGATAATATTAAGCATGGTATTCAGCTTATCCATCACAAGGTAATCTTTGAGCAAACAAAGCACTTCTTGGTATTGAAACCTTGAACCAGAGTGCCATACACATACCAGATAAGTCACAGTAGGAAAATTAGTGGTTTCCACTCAATAATTTCAATACACATCGTAGGTCCAGACATAGCTACAAGTGGTCATCCTCAGACTGAATAGACACAGTAGACTGAATTTTCACATCTTCATCCGCACAGCGTAGCACCAAAACCATATAGTTGGCAAATCGCTGTCAAGAAGCGCTGTAAGGTAAAACTACTTGCTAAAACCAGCATAACTTTACCATACCTGTATGCAAGCAGCATTGCATCATAATTTCCGACGGGGATTGTGATGTATGTATAAAAATTACTTTGCCCAGCAAGCCATGGACAATTAACCAatccaaagggaaaaaaaacactaaAGTCCCTTTCTACACCTACCTGTACACCTAAGATTGTGCAACAATCTTCCAAGATCAAGTTCACTGTACTTCCATACAATACTATACAAGCCACTATTAAACTAAACATGAATGAACTCTACTAACTGCACACAAGCTGACTCTGCCAGATAGACTCAGTTGATTGATGGCGCTCCTACATCCACATGAAAGAGCACCCGGAAGGAGAATGTGCTAGTGAGTCGAAATAATACCATGGTACAAATTTCAATAACATCACACAGCAGTTAAGCAAAACAGAGTAAGAGATGGGGTGTAGTATAATTGCaagggaagaactctgctgggttCGTGAAGGGCATATGCAAAAACTGTAATACAAGGTTGTTGAGAATGTTCACATATTTGTGGATATAACCGATCTGAGCTAACTCCACAATTTGCTTTCCATTTTCCTGGGTCTGCCTTTAACCTTCCTTCCAAGTTTGATTTTTGGGAATATTAAAGAAAAGTCCTACATTGAGATAATGTGTTCTATGCTCCCAGATTGCTGAATCGAGTCCTAGTGGGTCGTTTTTGGGCATTATTGTACACAGCTAGTTCAGCAGCAGAGGCAACACCTGTCTGAGTCACACCTGTTTTACATTTGATTTTGTGGATCTGCTTGAAAGTGCAGCAGGCATACAGAAGCTCTCTAAGGTAGGGAATAGGTGGATGAGAATTTCATAAATATGTAATATCTGTTCTTCCTCCCTGGAGGTAGTAGAACTATTCAGTTCTTCCTCCATCAGGGAAGTTGTGCCCGTGATCAGTGCAAGCTTTCACATTTCTTGTCTTCTCCACTCATAGCTGCTGTAGATAACAAGGATAATTGTAGTACACATTTAATTCAGATTGTTTTATGTGCTTTGTGGTACTCTCTCTGTCAGTGTCCCTTAACAAGTCAGAAAGAACTCTTGATGTTGTCTCCTGCCTCCACTTTGCCCGGGGTACTTAGTCTGGGGTCGTTTAAAGTTGACAGGTGGATTCTGGATTCATTTTCATATCATGATAATTTGAGTGTCTTATAACACTTACTTTTTcgaagcatatttaatttacactgTCCATATCACCACAAAACTGGTTTGATTTCCTGTAGGATATGAGATTTGTTTTTCTCTGAAAAAACGTTCAGTTGTCTACAGGAATAAGTATTAGGGCAAGAGGGATATGTTGACAGTGATCAATGTTAAATAGTTGGTCCCTCTTGCTACAATAATTTGCAACATAGTTATTAAGAGTCGTTAATAAATGTTCTGTGAGACAGTGACTAAACATTGGTTGTAAAAGAGTACACCATCCTCGGCATTTATTTATAATGCTGATGTACATGCTGTAAAATCAAAATATGTTTATATAATTATACTAGATAGCAGAACAAACAAATCAAGCATGTATTGTGGATATATGGAGGGAGGGTGCCCTACATAAATAAATAGACATACAGGAGAAAAAGAAGAGGTGTTGGACGGTGTCTTTGTGAACCGTATTGGATGAATTAGAAAGTCTAATTGACATTCAAAGGAGAACTTTAGTCTGTCTTAATTTCTGTTTGGATTGGTTGACAGATTTTTAGACTATAAGGATTTGTGCAGCCTTTTCAGCACAGGACGAGAGTTTGACAGTATGCAACAATGTTGCTCTTTATTGAATTGGATATGAGAAACCCTGTTTGGTGCTTGAATCGAAGGAGTTAAGTTACATGATAATGTTGCTTAGAAGCAGCAATGGTCTTCTGTGCATAGTCAAGTCAGTTATCACTTTTCGTTAGGTGTAAATATGGGACATTGTGCTGTCACCAAGTTTGGATGTGGAAGTCCAGAAAATGGATTTGTTTGAGTAGTAGTACTCTAtaggccccctccccttttttctttttttttttttaaatctgattacATTTTTAACACTAAGTCAGTTTTCTTGTTCATTACTTGATTGACATAGTGTCAAActattatttttataaatacaaGGAAAGAAAATGGATTCCAAATGGGTAAATGTGTTTCTGTGCAGATGTGAACAAACTTACTGGCCACCAATAAAAGCAGGCAACATTCATTTCACATCACCTAATTCACAATGTCTAGATTGATAAACAGATTTGTTTTAGAACTAGCAGCGCTAATCAGAACTTCCAGAACCATATTCAGTGAGGCACTGTATTGGGAATGCAAGTGAAGTGGCGTTCAAAACCATCATTAATTATACCAATTAAGTttaattaacatgtttttccaggaaTTATTGGATGCGTCCAAGTTGGAGAATGCATTGGATTGTTCTTCGCAATGTGCTACTAAACAAAACATGCAATATTTGAGTTTACATTGTTTAAAAATGCTTTCTGTTAAGTAAATTTTTCTTTTGACTGTCCCCACTCTCCACCCTTCTTGCATGCAAGTTTGTCAAGTTATGCCATGCAGCAAGAACGATTTGTGAAATAACTTGATCTTTACCTGTCATGGTTTGCaatttttacaaaacaaaattgtTTCCTTAATGATTCAATATTCAGAAACTGGATTTTGCAAATAATATGCAACTCTCCCTAACTTTAGCTGCACTCTCCTTGGGCCTTTGGTGGACTTTTGACCGTTCAAGAAGTGGTCTTGGGCTTGGAATTACTATTGCCTTTCTTGCCACACTGATTACCCAGTTTTTGGTATACAATGGAGTTTACCAGTAAGTACCCATTGCATTTTTTTGGTAGGTGTGGGAGGAGAATAGTTTAACAATTGTGGCTTATGAATCATACAAATCCTGATCACTTAATAACTAAAATGTGTGACCTTGTTTGAACTGATAAATGCTGTGACAGTTTCTTTATAATTATAGGTGTTGCTGCCCTTTCATTCACAAACTTAGAAGTTTACCTTGttcttctttcctttgttttcttcCCAATCAGCCTGTTGAACCATATGATAAACTTTCTCCCTCTTACCCATATCTGACTACATGTCTGACATCGTCCTTTTGATGGAAAAGTGGTAACAATGGAGGAAAGAGGACATCAATAAGCCACATATGTACCTCGTATCATAAATGCATCTTTATCCAAAAATTAGAGACTACAAACCTGTTGATTTCACAGGTTCCCTTTTCTGTGAAATTGTCTTTCCAAGCAGTTAACATATTTGTAAAGGAGTGTTTCTTGTTTTCTATGCATCATTTCACCTCCTATTAATTTCTGATTATTCTCCACATGTTCATATTGCAACAATATCCAGATGGGAGAtgctatatttttttctttcaacaaGCTGTAGATATGTGTTTCGGTTTAGTTAGCGTTGATTTTGGCCATGCAACACCAGACGTGGacatgtttgtatttattttcattattatttgaCATGTCCCTGCTTGCTGGGACTTGCAATGCAAATGCAGCTAATGTGAAAAGTAAAACTTCTTAGTCCCTGGGTCCAGAGTGATTTTGACCTGTGATACTGACAACGTGGCAACTTTGGTTGTGTCACAAATAACTACATTTGTTTAGAGTGAAAGTGCTGCTTTAAACTGCTGGCAGTACTTGTTGCTCGGGTTAGTTGATTTTTGCATGTTATacatacacatgatgtacacataacTACCGGGCACTTCCAATATTTCAAGTTGTTTTGTTATTAAAGTTGGGTTTAAAATGCTCTGCCCTGTGAAATGTTACAAAGTGccttgtgcatgcatgggggtgcaGTATTGTCAATGCTTTATATGTGTCGAGGGTGTATAATAAGTAACTGTAAATTTTGTTATCGAGGGGTTTTGATGACATCCCTAAGCACGAGTCTGAAAGACGAGTGGTTTGCACATTTCCCCAGAACCCAAATGACGGCAAAGATCAGACCATAGTACAAGTTATCCAATATGtcatttttatattacatgtttattttgcgGAAGTTTTCTTGAAAGGGGTATTTATTTCAAATAGGAAACTGTTTACTGAGAACAGTACGTGAACCACTGGACTACTATTTGATTCTCTCCCATTAATATATTCAGTATTTCAGGGGTGCCAGTAAAATATGGTGTTCTCTAAGTCTATTCTGTATAATAAAACCAGCTAAACGTAGTATATTTATTTATGCCATAGCATTGAATGGAAATGTGGCCCAATAACAAGTTATTTACAGCAATTATACTAATAAATGCACATTCACATCTATTACTATAGTGCTGTAGTCAAATTTGAGTTTGTTACTTGAATTGGCATGAGAAAAACTCTTTACTCCATCACAGATTGCGTGTAACAATTACTTTAAAACAGCAAAACAAACCCTTTAATCTGATTTTTATCTTTCTGCACATATTTAAATCACTATTCCCTGGTTTTTGTTAAATACCTTTTGCAAACCTTTGGTAAACCTTCTATGTAAATGTACAGATTATAATATGATATTTATTGCTGTTCACCTCTTGTGAGTCATGCCCCCCCAGCAGTCAGAGGTACAGCTATATATCTGTTCATCCTGTGAATTAGGTGGTCAGGAAGGGGAGGGATGCTAGATTTAGCTTTAATTTCACACAAATTAATCTTTAACATTGGTAGCCGTAGCCACATTTCCATTTGTGCTTGAAGAATGATGATCATTAAGAAACAAATCTTGAAGATACTAATGTGGCTGATATACTGTTTTATTGCTTTTCAGTATTCGTGTTTAatgactttgattttttttttttcagatacaCGTCACCAGATTTTCTCTACATCCGATCCTGGCTACCTTGTATATTTTTTTCAGGAGGTGTTACAGTAGGAAATATAGGACGGCAGCTGGCCATGGTAATTATGTGTTGCAAAATCCGGGGCAGTGGGGCAAGAGGGAGCTGAGATTGTATTCACTTTTCTTCCAAAGGTCTAAAGCGGGAGACCCCCAAAATGTTGTTTGATAAGGTTGTAGCGGCACACAAACCCTGACTTTTAAGgaatactttttaaattaaaaaagactCATTGAGGTCCTTGCATATTTAACAATACCATTAGTGGTATTATTTTAGCTCTAAATTATGAAAAGGGTCACTGGCAACGAACTTGCACTTTACCAAGAATTACAATGGAAGCTGAAGTATCTCGTCAGAAGAGTCTTTTGCGACATCCCTGTTGATAAAACTCGTCTGAGTAATTTCTTAACATATTTCCAAATGGATCAATATTTTACCTGATTGGCTGTGGATAAATACGGATGTCACTCCCTTTTTTAGGTACTCTGTATTCAGTTAGAAAGCCTCTCTCCATGTTGACCTTATTAGCTGATTTTGTACAAAATGATACAAAAGAGCAGGGATCTAGGTTCCATATGAAACAGCTGTTTGATGAACTAATGGTGCTGCTAAGCACTGCAGCTGAGAGGCAGGGTTGTGACGAATCTTCCCCTTGCTAGGCATATCGGACATTCCCAGTTGTGGTGCAGGCTGAGTGATTACATAGCTGAGTTATTACCTGATGGGTGTGGGTGTAGCTTACTCACTGCCTCAAACCAGCACTGTTCATGTACTCACTTGGCACTAGCTACGACCAAGTTTCTAAGTACACTAGACAAaacatttcactgttgcaagctgtCTTTGAATATTTGAAATTTCTTAATGGATCCGTAAGCATTTCCACTCAACCTGGTAGAGGCAAGCATACTATGTGAGGTATTGAAATAACATTGCTCATATTTTGAATACGGCTGTAATCAGTCAGTGAGAGGTTTTCCCTTTGAAAGCAATTTCATTTGAGAAAATGTTTCCTTTCAACGTTTTTCCCACCCCCTTTAAGGTTGATGACAGTTACCTTATAGTGAGATCTATTGGGCAGAATTGTatgtttgatggcatctgtcgctgtagatacgcatgttctgcaatagctcgccatctggtgttgggccggagtgttacaagttgtttttcttcgaagaagtctttcgagtcacgggaccgagtgactcctccttttgtctccattgcgcatgggcgtcgactccatcttcgattgttttttttccgccatcgggttcggacgtgttcctgtcgctccgagtttcggaacggaaaattagctaatttcggaagattttcgtcggtattgttgcgttcgggatcggcgtacttagattccacaccgcatcgaagatcgaagagctccggtgcccttcggggtagtttttcgatcctccgtcggggcctggtcggcccgaccgcgtgctgaagaacgccgatggaacggaccccgttccgcttctgccccaaatgccacaataaatacccctacacagaccaacatttggtctgcaacctgtgcctgtcacctgagcacagcgaagacacctgccaggcctgtcgtgcgttccggtcccgaaaaacactccgagaccgtcgagccagaagacttcaaatggcgtccgcaccgacagcccaacgggagttcgaggaacaggaagaagaaggtaccttctcgatccaagactcagactccgaaggattcgacgatacacaaaccgtgagtaagacgtcgaaaaccacacaaagaaacatttacaaggcccaggggacgccactgccaccaggccatggctcaacccataaattcggtgaccgaccgtcggcaccgaaaaaggcccaaacagtgccgagatcgtccgactccggtcgagacaccggcacgcagccttctcgggaccgagaaagtgctggagacaagcctcgacaccgagatgccgctGTGGACACGGCTcgccgccgagacagcggcaccgaaacagatcgacgccgagaggtttcggccccgaaaaggaaaaaagtcacctcggagccgaaaaaacacgcagacaaagtttcgacgccgaaacaaactgcaagcgacccagcttcaggctcttatacagaagagcactcgctaacctcccaaatgcaaaagcataggtttgaggaagagctacaagcaactgatgtggaccatacgcaaaagcgtatcttcattcagcaggggacaggaaaaataagcacccttccccccattaggagaaagagaaggttggagttccagacggaacaagcaccacaaccaaaagtggtgaaaagagttacaccaccaccctctcctccgcccgtgattaacgtttcaccagcacaaactccatctcactccccagctcacaccaccatgagccagggtgaccaagatcaggacgcatgggacctatacgacgccccagtgtcagataacagcccggagtcataccctacaaagccatctccaccagaagacagcaccgcgtactctcaggtggtggctagagcagcacaatttcataacgtaagcctccactcagaacaggtcgaggatgatttcctgttcaacacactctcctccacccacagctcctaccaaagcctgcctatgctccctggtatgctccggcacgcaaaagacatatttaatgagccggtcaaaagtagggcaatcacaccaagggtggaaaaaaagtataagccgcctcctacggacccggttttcatcactacacagctgccaccagactctgttgttgtaggagcagctaggaaaagggccaactctcacac is a genomic window containing:
- the INSIG1 gene encoding insulin-induced gene 1 protein, with product MPRLEGQCWSCSCTRGRQKDGVKSTAWLASKVGEAMSWVNSLLSLTCGTLGSNQAQSLMQRSLVLFVVGTFLALVLNLLQIQRNVTLFPEEVIATIFSSAWWVPPCCGTAAAVVGLLYPCIDSRLGEPHKFKREWASVMRCIAVFVGINHASAKLDFANNMQLSLTLAALSLGLWWTFDRSRSGLGLGITIAFLATLITQFLVYNGVYQYTSPDFLYIRSWLPCIFFSGGVTVGNIGRQLAMGLPEKKHQD